A single genomic interval of Plodia interpunctella isolate USDA-ARS_2022_Savannah chromosome 16, ilPloInte3.2, whole genome shotgun sequence harbors:
- the LOC128676499 gene encoding uncharacterized protein LOC128676499, translated as MCASCRFVFKIVPVVFSLFVFVHADSGQCIGGQSLSFVRWSGVNAVDAAPVFVYTASGEEESLVGACLARCRELEDCDAVLVSQGHGNCHGITDRHGLEQRQDGDVAYFKKACLDISSGCSRQWWAVESTPGYSLHSDSSQRVLSNTTLAHCYRAVLRQDNNVIYRSAQWVGPDGLLDPSAVTAPGVPGTCVLNGEDKFSEPESYRVSNFYTVYIENQCRHDYPKKIDRCSYEEYYNQTLKHVDFTLKNYSKDECKTACEVERRFVCRGFSWTERPSRDAGSSRGLCDLHSEDLVTTGSWLLRRNAAAVYYRRVICLNITVECEGGDMTVTYRPHGPFRGRVYVPGRGEQCSARAAGHLVRLTLPLYGDCDVHFAYAITNTPAGVTNRTMAYVMVMIQNNPIIQTAGDRWVRAGCSPAPRAAPHSVDATLAVRDMGKPSLASDSLPPSPAAASAVYSPNSAPLSMYVVRADDTETGAGSAAVSLGEPLELRIETTDSTEIEAYHLVASSRLGDSSVLLLDSRGCSTGQVDFPPFSRTWLAGTQRLVSRFKAFRFPSSHVVRFALMVRFCEDKCAPVNCGSPQNRIARETNMTYDAVPAADVVQESGWEGRHKGGVVAQGGTTACGVPADGRVPLEVEMVVGARDILSADTLVRADHRDASPEDGVTVEPALVCVHELLLVALALAWLAVQLLLLLGCCVLVKRYRNLAEMSMQKDYHSFDNVGFDTVSTHRRVHWPDQNIDILHTT; from the exons atgtgTGCAAGTTGTCGTTTTGTGTTTAAAATCGTTCCGGTGGTGTTTTCCTTGTTTGTGTTTGTTCATG cagATTCAGGGCAATGTATCGGGGGGCAATCCCTGAGTTTCGTACGGTGGTCGGGGGTGAACGCAGTAGATGCGGCTCCAGTGTTTGTATACACAGCCAGCGGGGAAGAGGAGTCGCTTGTCGGCGCCTGTCTTGCCAG GTGTCGTGAATTAGAGGACTGCGACGCTGTACTGGTGTCTCAGGGTCACGGAAACTGCCACGGCATAACGGACCGCCACGGCCTGGAGCAGAGACAGGACGGCGACGTCGCGTACTTCAAGAAGGCTTGCTTGGACA TAAGCAGCGGTTGCAGTCGACAGTGGTGGGCGGTGGAAAGCACGCCTGGATATAGCCTGCACTCGGACAGCTCTCAACGTGTGTTGTCAAACACTACACTCGCACATTGCTACCGCGCCGTGCTACGCCAGGACAACAACGTTATCTATCG CTCAGCGCAGTGGGTGGGCCCGGATGGCCTCTTAGACCCCTCAGCGGTGACGGCCCCAGGAGTCCCAGGCACCTGCGTCCTGAATGGGGAAGACAAGTTCTCTGAACCCGAGTCTTACAGAGTCTCCAACTTCTACACTGTCTACATCGAGAATCAGTGCAGGCATGACT ACCCAAAGAAAATAGACAGATGTTCTTACgaagaatattataatcagaCATTGAAACATGTCGATTTTACCTTGAAAAACTATAGCAAAGATGAG TGCAAAACTGCATGCGAGGTAGAACGTCGCTTCGTGTGTCGAGGTTTCTCATGGACGGAGCGGCCGTCACGCGACGCCGGCAGCTCCCGGGGTCTCTGCGACTTGCACAGCGAGGACCTGGTGACCACAGGTTCGTGGCTGCTGCGCCGCAATGCTGCAGCAGTGTACTACCGCCGCGTCATCTGCCTCAACA TCACGGTGGAGTGCGAGGGCGGCGACATGACGGTGACGTATCGTCCGCACGGCCCGTTCCGCGGCCGCGTGTACGTGCCGGGCCGCGGCGAGCAATGCAGCGCGCGCGCAGCCGGCCATCTTGTACGACTGACCTTGCCACTGTACGGGGACTGTGACGTACATTTCGCGTACGCTATAACCAATACCCCTGCTGGCGTGACTAACAG GACGATGGCGTACGTGATGGTGATGATCCAGAACAATCCCATCATCCAAACTGCCGGGGACCGCTGGGTGCGCGCGGGCTGCTCCCCCGCCCCCCGCGCCGCGCCGCACTCCGTCGACGCCACCCTCGCCGTCAGGGACATGGG AAAGCCGTCGCTAGCCAGCGATTCCTTGCCGCCATCTCCGGCCGCGGCCAGCGCCGTGTACAGCCCCAACTCGGCGCCGCTCAGCATGTACGTGGTGCGCGCGGACGACACCGAAACTGGTGCTGGCTCCGCAGCCGTGTCGCTTGGAGAGCCACTGGAGCTTAGGATAGAGACCACAG ACAGCACGGAGATCGAGGCGTACCACTTGGTGGCGTCGTCGCGGCTCGGAGACAGCTCCGTGCTGCTGCTGGACAGCAGGGGCTGCTCCACGGGGCAG GTGGACTTCCCCCCGTTCAGCCGGACGTGGCTGGCGGGCACGCAGCGGCTGGTGTCGCGGTTCAAGGCGTTCCGGTTCCCGAGTTCGCATGTCGTGCGGTTCGCGCTCATGGTGCGCTTCTGCGAGGACAAGTGTGCGCCC GTAAACTGCGGCTCTCCACAAAACAGGATAGCCCGTGAAACCAACATGACATACGACGCTGTCCCCGCCGCCGACGTGGTGCAAGAGAGCGGGTGGGAGGGGCGCCACAAGGGGGGCGTGGTCGCGCAGGGGGGCACCACGGCGTGCGGGGTGCCTGCCGACGGCCGCGTGCCGCTGGAAGTGGAGATGGTGGTGGGCGCCAGGGACATACTGTCGGCGGACACGCTCGTCAGGGCCGACCATAGGGACGCTAGCC CGGAAGACGGTGTGACTGTGGAGCCAGCGTTGGTGTGTGTTCACGAGCTGCTGCTGGTGGCGCTGGCACTGGCCTGGCTCGCGGTGCAACTGTTGCTGCTGCTGGGCTGCTGCGTGCTCGTCAAGAG gTACAGAAATCTAGCAGAGATGAGCATGCAGAAGGATTACCATTCGTTCGACAATGTGGGGTTCGACACTGTCTCCACGCACAGAAGAGTTCATTGGCCGGACCAGAACATCGACATATTGCATACAACTTAg
- the LOC128676501 gene encoding uncharacterized protein LOC128676501 isoform X1: protein MKNSGASKPQPQWRRPSAKRGHKYLSSTPHHPKFFRTSLQLEPYSNVDHSFGEYLTLVTWMTFWSTSAQEYLPPKLGGGGSKKPAVEPTLPANYDFSYDVQDNAVSLDFGHNEKRKDDRATGSFHVLLPDGRMQLVEYEAGPDGYKPQIMYMGTATFPAQTGGDKFDGYHYNAASNRQSVRQAAPRGPARNPPTAPPPAPAPLLTPVNSTQ from the exons ATGAAAAACTCAGGGGCGTCGAAACCACAACCGCAGTGGCGCCGCCCTTCGGCAAAGCGCGGGCATAAATATCTCAGCTCGACGCCGCACCATCCCAAATTCTTTCGAACCTCTTTGCAACTTGAACCCTATAGCAATGTGGACCATTCTTTTGGTgagtat TTGACGCTGGTAACGTGGATGACGTTTTGGTCAACCTCGGCCCAAGAGTATTTACCCCCGAAACTTGGCGGCGGAGGATCCAAGAAACCAGCAGTAGAACCAAcg TTACCAGCAAACTACGATTTCTCCTACGACGTGCAAGACAACGCGGTGAGCCTGGACTTCGGGCACAATGAGAAGCGCAAGGACGACCGCGCTACCGGCTCCTTCCACGTGCTGCTGCCTGACGGTCGCATGCAGCTCGTGGAGTACGAGGCGGGCCCGGATGGGTACAAGCCAcag ATAATGTACATGGGCACAGCAACGTTTCCCGCGCAAACGGGAGGCGACAAATTCGACGGGTACCACTACAACGCGGCGTCCAACCGCCAGAGCGTGCGGCAGGCGGCGCCCCGCGGTCCCGCTCGGAACCCCCCCACCGCACCGCCCCCCGCGCCCGCACCCCTCCTCACTCCCGTCAATTCTACGCAATGA
- the LOC128676501 gene encoding pro-resilin-like isoform X3 — MTFWSTSAQEYLPPKLGGGGSKKPAVEPTLPANYDFSYDVQDNAVSLDFGHNEKRKDDRATGSFHVLLPDGRMQLVEYEAGPDGYKPQIMYMGTATFPAQTGGDKFDGYHYNAASNRQSVRQAAPRGPARNPPTAPPPAPAPLLTPVNSTQ, encoded by the exons ATGACGTTTTGGTCAACCTCGGCCCAAGAGTATTTACCCCCGAAACTTGGCGGCGGAGGATCCAAGAAACCAGCAGTAGAACCAAcg TTACCAGCAAACTACGATTTCTCCTACGACGTGCAAGACAACGCGGTGAGCCTGGACTTCGGGCACAATGAGAAGCGCAAGGACGACCGCGCTACCGGCTCCTTCCACGTGCTGCTGCCTGACGGTCGCATGCAGCTCGTGGAGTACGAGGCGGGCCCGGATGGGTACAAGCCAcag ATAATGTACATGGGCACAGCAACGTTTCCCGCGCAAACGGGAGGCGACAAATTCGACGGGTACCACTACAACGCGGCGTCCAACCGCCAGAGCGTGCGGCAGGCGGCGCCCCGCGGTCCCGCTCGGAACCCCCCCACCGCACCGCCCCCCGCGCCCGCACCCCTCCTCACTCCCGTCAATTCTACGCAATGA
- the LOC128676501 gene encoding pro-resilin-like isoform X2: MWTILLLTLVTWMTFWSTSAQEYLPPKLGGGGSKKPAVEPTLPANYDFSYDVQDNAVSLDFGHNEKRKDDRATGSFHVLLPDGRMQLVEYEAGPDGYKPQIMYMGTATFPAQTGGDKFDGYHYNAASNRQSVRQAAPRGPARNPPTAPPPAPAPLLTPVNSTQ; encoded by the exons ATGTGGACCATTCTTTTG TTGACGCTGGTAACGTGGATGACGTTTTGGTCAACCTCGGCCCAAGAGTATTTACCCCCGAAACTTGGCGGCGGAGGATCCAAGAAACCAGCAGTAGAACCAAcg TTACCAGCAAACTACGATTTCTCCTACGACGTGCAAGACAACGCGGTGAGCCTGGACTTCGGGCACAATGAGAAGCGCAAGGACGACCGCGCTACCGGCTCCTTCCACGTGCTGCTGCCTGACGGTCGCATGCAGCTCGTGGAGTACGAGGCGGGCCCGGATGGGTACAAGCCAcag ATAATGTACATGGGCACAGCAACGTTTCCCGCGCAAACGGGAGGCGACAAATTCGACGGGTACCACTACAACGCGGCGTCCAACCGCCAGAGCGTGCGGCAGGCGGCGCCCCGCGGTCCCGCTCGGAACCCCCCCACCGCACCGCCCCCCGCGCCCGCACCCCTCCTCACTCCCGTCAATTCTACGCAATGA